TCCGGCACAGAGCGAGCCTATAATGTAGCCAAAAACTTACCAACCCGACCAGAATTAGTAATTAATCTTCAGGGGGACAATCCTCTATGCCCACCATGGTTCATTGAAGAGCTTATTGATTCTTGGAAAAATGACCCCAGATCGCAGGTCGTTACACCATATGTTCAGTTATCATGGGAAGAGCTCGATGCATTGCGCAAAGCTAAAGAAGTCACTCCCTTCTCGGGAACCAGTGTAATGGTCGACAAAGATGAGCACGCCTTATGCTTCAGTAAATGCATACTGCCCGCTATACGGAAAGAAGAAAAAGTACGTACCAATCAGTCTCTGTCACCGGTAAAAAGACATATAGGCCTTTATGCCTACACTTATCCGGCATTAGAAGAATACTTTTCACTCTCTCGCTCCCCCTATGAAGACTTTGAAGGACTTGAGCAGATGCGTTTTCTACATAACAATATTAAAGTAAAAATGGTGCAGGTGGACTATAGGGGCTTTGCCCCGATGTCTGGCGTAGATTCTCCTGAAGACATCGAGCGGGTTGAAACCATCATAAAAAAAATCGGAGAACTGCCATTGTAGGCTGTTAATGCTCAACGCCTTTTAAGCCAATCGATAAGAAAAAATATCCCATGAAAAGACTGATCATTGCGCGACATGGAAACACCTTTCTCTCTGGAGAAACTCCTACCAGAGTTGGAGCCAGAACCGACCTTCCGCTTGTTGAGACATTGCGGGGACAGGCAATAGGTCGTTACATCAGGGAACATAACCTGATGCCCGACAGCGTATACGCAGCCCCACTCAAAAGGACCATGCAAACAGCTCAGCTGGCCTTGGACGAACTGCAATCGGATTTGATAATTGAACCGCTGA
The nucleotide sequence above comes from Maridesulfovibrio bastinii DSM 16055. Encoded proteins:
- a CDS encoding 3-deoxy-manno-octulosonate cytidylyltransferase; translated protein: MQSAKVLIVIPARYASTRLPGKPLERIAGKEMILRVALIAQSVVSKRKDSTYVVATDDSRISDFCQSNSIPVVMASEQCNSGTERAYNVAKNLPTRPELVINLQGDNPLCPPWFIEELIDSWKNDPRSQVVTPYVQLSWEELDALRKAKEVTPFSGTSVMVDKDEHALCFSKCILPAIRKEEKVRTNQSLSPVKRHIGLYAYTYPALEEYFSLSRSPYEDFEGLEQMRFLHNNIKVKMVQVDYRGFAPMSGVDSPEDIERVETIIKKIGELPL